A stretch of Telopea speciosissima isolate NSW1024214 ecotype Mountain lineage chromosome 11, Tspe_v1, whole genome shotgun sequence DNA encodes these proteins:
- the LOC122646720 gene encoding pentatricopeptide repeat-containing protein At3g56550: protein MMSTINAILSLLQGCNSMKRLHKIQAVVLVNGYQGNPAISEKLLNFCAISISGSLVYAQLLFNQITNPQISAWNSMIRGFSQSPTALDSILYYNRMMFEGQCRPDNFTFSFLLKACEKAKVEKKCRETHGLIIRSGYGEDVIVCTNLMRSYAGNASIKTAQLVFDRMTEKDLVSWNALISCYSQAGLHEETIKLYSRMRTLDVGVDAFTLVSLLSSCAHVGALDFGVEMHRFANENGFRDNLFVGNALIDMYAKCGNLEGARHVFSSMRRWDIFTWNSMIVGLGVHGHGEEAIVLFNRMLATNIHPNSVTFLGLLCGCSHQGLVEEGVQYFHIMTSHFNLKPDIKHYGCIVDLYGRSGKLEKALEIIRSLPTGDDPVLWRTLLGACKIHKNVEIGQIAMSNLVRLESVNAGDCILLGGIYGEAGDQEGVARMRKFIRSQRIKTSPGWSWIEVDNKVHRFVVDDKSHAVSAEIYAKLKEVICQANQVGYVEGESLIPVLPCSSTEWSENLGSYHSEKLAIAFGLSRTLHGTRLRIVKNLRVCKDCHSFTKFVSKAFNREIIVRDRVRFHHFRNGLCSCKDYW, encoded by the coding sequence atGATGTCAACGATCAATGCCATCTTATCCCTCTTGCAAGGATGCAATAGCATGAAAAGGCTTCATAAGATCCAGGCTGTAGTCCTTGTAAATGGTTACCAGGGGAACCCTGCCATTTCTGAAAAACTCCTCAACTTTTGTGCTATCTCAATCTCAGGAAGCTTAGTGTACGCCCAACTTTTGTTCAATCAGATTACAAACCCACAAATCTCAGCTTGGAATTCAATGATTAGAGGATTTTCTCAGAGTCCAACCGCTTTGGATTCAATTTTGTACTATAACCGAATGATGTTTGAAGGTCAATGTCGCCCTGATAACTTTACATTCTCGTTTCTGCTTAAGGCCTGTGAAAAAGCCAAGGTAGAGAAGAAATGTAGAGAGACCCATGGACTGATAATTCGAAGTGGATATGGAGAAGATGTCATTGTCTGCACAAATCTAATGAGATCCTATGCAGGGAATGCATCAATAAAAACTGCACAGTTGGTTTTTGACAGAATGACTGAGAAAGACTTGGTTTCTTGGAATGCTTTGATTTCATGCTACTCTCAGGCGGGTTTACATGAGGAGACTATTAAGTTATACAGTCGGATGAGAACTTTGGATGTTGGAGTTGATGCTTTCACTCTTGTTAGCTTGCTTTCCTCTTGTGCTCATGTGGGGGCACTGGATTTTGGAGTTGAGATGCATAGGTTTGCCAACGAAAATGGATTCAGGGACAATTTGTTTGTGGGGAATGCTCTTATAGATATGTATGCAAAGTGTGGCAACTTAGAAGGGGCTCGTCATGTTTTCTCTAGTATGCGAAGGTGGGACATATTTACTTGGAACTCAATGATAGTTGGTTTGGGTGTTCACGGTCATGGGGAAGAGGCAATTGTCCTTTTCAATCGGATGTTGGCCACCAACATCCACCCAAATTCAGTCACATTTTTAGGTTTGCTATGTGGCTGTAGTCATCAAGGCCTTGTTGAGGAAGGTGTTCAGTATTTCCACATCATGACCTCACATTTTAATCTGAAGCCTGACATTAAGCATTATGGATGCATAGTGGACCTATATGGACGCTCTGGAAAACTGGAGAAAGCACTTGAGATTATTAGGAGTTTGCCTACCGGGGACGATCCAGTCCTTTGGCGAACCTTGCTTGGTGCCTGCAAGATCCATAAgaatgtggaaataggacaaATTGCCATGAGCAACCTAGTTCGTCTTGAATCAGTGAATGCAGGGGACTGTATACTTTTGGGTGGAATTTATGGTGAAGCAGGGGATCAAGAAGGTGTTGCAAGAATGAGAAAATTTATTAGAAGTCAAAGAATCAAGACAAGTCCAGGTTGGAGCTGGATTGAAGTTGATAACAAAGTCCATAGGTTTGTTGTGGATGATAAGTCACATGCTGTATCTGCAGAAATCTATGCAAAACTAAAAGAGGTTATTTGTCAAGCAAACCAGGTTGGTTATGTGGAAGGGGAGTCTTTGATTCCAGTGCTTCCTTGTTCCTCCACAGAATGGTCAGAAAATTTGGGCTCCTATCATAGTGAGAAATTAGCGATTGCTTTTGGGCTGTCAAGAACACTGCATGGAACAAGGTTGCGGATTGTGAAAAATCTGAGGGTTTGTAAAGATTGCCATTCCTTTACAAAATTTGTATCAAAAGCTTTTAATCGAGAAATAATTGTCAGAGATCGAGTTCGATTTCACCACTTCAGGAATGGATTGTGTTCCTGCAAGGACTATTGGTGA